A stretch of the Actinopolymorpha sp. NPDC004070 genome encodes the following:
- the efeB gene encoding iron uptake transporter deferrochelatase/peroxidase subunit, protein MTDHSTQDSTREPAQDSGQDSAQESPRNGVSRRRLFGLAGAGAAVGAAGFAGGLGVAHAAEPDAADRARSSDRPVDRYPFHGAHQAGIVTPAQDRLHFAAFDVTATTRAELVALLREWTVAAALLTQGREVGGGTPVVYEAPPSDTGEALGLPPSRLTLTFGFGPSLFRDAEGKDRFGIDGRRPRSLRRLPHFPKDKLDPDRSDGDLCVQACADDPQVAVHAIRNLSRIAFGTAALRWSQLGFGRTSSTSTAQQTPRNLFGFKDGTANLKAEEERLVDEHVWVGADDDPRARWLAGGSYLVARRINMNIETWDRTSLREQENLVGRDRAEGAPLSGGKEFSPPDFKLTGSDGKPLLAADSHVRLAHPSQNDGVRMLRRGYNFTDGNDALGRLDAGLFFVAYVRDPGTHYIPMQARLAAQDGLMEYLQHRGSALFAVPPGVRRGEYVGQALFT, encoded by the coding sequence ATGACCGATCACTCCACCCAGGACTCCACCCGGGAACCCGCTCAGGACTCCGGCCAGGACTCCGCTCAGGAATCCCCGCGGAACGGCGTGAGCCGGCGTCGGCTCTTCGGCCTGGCCGGCGCGGGTGCGGCCGTGGGCGCCGCCGGGTTCGCCGGCGGACTCGGGGTCGCACATGCCGCCGAGCCGGATGCCGCCGACCGGGCGCGGTCGTCGGACCGCCCGGTCGACCGCTATCCGTTCCACGGCGCCCACCAGGCCGGCATCGTCACGCCCGCCCAGGACCGGCTGCACTTCGCGGCGTTCGACGTCACCGCGACCACCCGGGCCGAACTCGTCGCGCTGCTGCGGGAGTGGACCGTGGCCGCTGCCCTGTTGACCCAGGGCCGCGAGGTCGGCGGCGGTACGCCGGTTGTGTACGAGGCGCCTCCGTCCGACACCGGTGAAGCGCTGGGCCTGCCGCCCTCGCGGCTGACCCTGACGTTCGGCTTCGGGCCGTCCCTCTTCCGCGACGCCGAGGGGAAGGACCGGTTCGGGATCGACGGCCGGCGGCCCCGGTCGCTGCGGAGGCTTCCGCACTTCCCCAAGGACAAGCTCGACCCGGACCGCAGCGACGGGGATCTGTGCGTGCAGGCGTGCGCGGACGACCCGCAGGTCGCGGTACACGCGATCCGGAACCTGTCCAGGATCGCGTTCGGCACCGCCGCGTTGCGCTGGTCCCAGCTCGGTTTCGGCCGTACGTCGTCCACGTCGACGGCTCAGCAGACGCCCCGCAACCTGTTCGGCTTCAAGGACGGAACCGCCAACCTCAAGGCCGAGGAGGAGCGGCTGGTCGACGAGCACGTGTGGGTGGGGGCCGACGACGACCCGAGGGCACGCTGGCTCGCCGGCGGCTCCTACCTCGTGGCCCGGCGGATCAACATGAACATCGAGACCTGGGATCGTACATCCCTGCGGGAGCAGGAGAATCTCGTCGGCCGGGACCGGGCTGAGGGTGCACCACTGTCGGGTGGGAAGGAGTTCAGCCCACCCGACTTCAAGCTCACGGGATCGGACGGCAAGCCGCTGTTGGCAGCCGACTCCCACGTCCGGCTCGCGCATCCCAGCCAGAACGACGGCGTACGCATGCTGCGGCGCGGCTACAACTTCACCGACGGCAACGACGCGCTCGGTCGCCTCGACGCGGGCCTGTTCTTCGTGGCGTACGTCCGCGATCCCGGCACCCACTACATCCCGATGCAGGCCAGGCTGGCGGCACAGGACGGCCTGATGGAGTACCTCCAGCACCGGGGCTCAGCGCTGTTCGCTGTCCCGCCCGGGGTACGCCGAGGTGAGTACGTCGGCCAGGCGCTGTTCACCTGA
- a CDS encoding TauD/TfdA family dioxygenase, translating into MTTLTDLTTGQTTDRPDAIDATTGYEHIEVRPTSGTIGAVIGGVRVGGDVDPATVAEIRRALLAHRVVFFRDQHQLDDSGQRAFAQLLGTPTKPHPTVAGDGDAVLPIDSDYSKANSWHTDVTFVDRVPAISLLRALVLPPYGGSTVWANTVRAYDILHPAVQALADRLWAVHSNLYDYAAERDERRIGGIDVKQQEYRSEFGHEEFETEHPVVRVHPETGERSLLLGHFVRRFVGLSTRDSRELFELLQRYVTRLDNTVRWNWRPGDLVIWDNRATQHYAVDDYDDHPRLLHRITLAGDVPVSVDGVRSAVRKGDASHYSDVPA; encoded by the coding sequence ATGACCACACTCACAGACCTGACCACGGGCCAGACCACCGACCGTCCCGACGCGATCGACGCGACGACCGGTTACGAACACATCGAAGTACGCCCGACCTCAGGGACCATCGGCGCCGTGATCGGCGGGGTGCGCGTCGGCGGGGACGTGGACCCGGCCACCGTGGCCGAGATCCGGCGGGCGCTCCTGGCGCACAGGGTGGTCTTCTTCCGCGACCAGCACCAACTGGACGACTCCGGACAACGGGCGTTCGCGCAGCTGCTCGGCACACCGACGAAGCCGCATCCCACGGTGGCCGGAGACGGCGACGCGGTGCTGCCGATCGACTCCGACTACAGCAAGGCGAACAGCTGGCACACCGACGTGACGTTCGTCGACCGGGTTCCCGCGATCAGCCTGCTGCGCGCGCTGGTCCTTCCGCCGTACGGCGGATCGACGGTCTGGGCCAACACCGTCCGGGCGTACGACATCCTGCATCCCGCTGTGCAGGCACTCGCCGACCGGCTGTGGGCCGTGCACTCCAACCTCTACGACTACGCGGCCGAGCGCGACGAGCGGCGAATCGGCGGCATCGACGTAAAGCAACAGGAGTACCGCTCGGAGTTCGGGCACGAGGAGTTCGAGACCGAGCACCCTGTCGTGCGGGTCCACCCAGAGACGGGCGAACGGTCCCTGCTGCTCGGCCACTTCGTCCGCCGGTTCGTGGGCCTGAGCACTCGGGACTCCCGTGAGCTGTTCGAACTCCTGCAGCGGTACGTCACCCGGCTGGACAACACCGTCCGGTGGAACTGGCGGCCCGGTGACCTGGTGATCTGGGACAACCGCGCGACCCAGCACTACGCGGTCGACGACTACGACGACCACCCCCGGCTGCTGCACCGGATCACGCTGGCCGGTGACGTTCCGGTCAGCGTGGACGGCGTGCGCAGTGCCGTACGCAAGGGTGACGCCTCGCACTACTCCGACGTGCCGGCCTGA
- a CDS encoding cupin domain-containing protein, whose protein sequence is MSQPDVPPIPDDPFHRMLHHVAPAGLSEATAQSAGMRRVEAISGKSVGSRRLWMGQTHVAPSTASENHHHGHSETAIFVVSGRPEFVFLDLEGPEPREVRIVTGPGEYIYVPPYVPHREENPDPEQEALVVIARTTQEAIVVNQPDLRWAGPVMTNSEDVRER, encoded by the coding sequence ATGAGCCAGCCAGATGTCCCGCCGATCCCGGACGACCCGTTCCACCGGATGCTGCATCACGTCGCGCCGGCCGGACTGTCCGAGGCGACCGCGCAGAGCGCCGGAATGCGGCGGGTGGAGGCGATCAGCGGCAAGTCGGTCGGGTCCCGTCGGTTGTGGATGGGCCAGACGCATGTCGCGCCGTCGACCGCGTCGGAGAACCACCACCACGGGCACTCCGAGACGGCGATCTTCGTGGTGAGCGGACGGCCGGAGTTCGTCTTCCTCGACCTGGAGGGGCCCGAGCCGCGGGAGGTGCGGATCGTGACCGGGCCGGGGGAGTACATCTACGTGCCGCCGTACGTCCCGCACCGGGAGGAGAACCCCGACCCGGAGCAGGAGGCCCTGGTCGTCATCGCGCGTACGACTCAGGAGGCGATCGTGGTCAACCAGCCGGATCTGCGCTGGGCCGGGCCGGTGAT
- a CDS encoding GNAT family N-acetyltransferase translates to MTGAHPLDNPVYAALTGPHAHLAESVGRAVRYQPDVSPFAGLPDQPSAADWADLARLAGAGSTVTLSGGHVVPPEGWDVVLRLDGVQFVATRVDYRVDEEAEPLGADDVPEILDLVERTQPGPFRKRTIEFGGYLGIRRGGRLVAMAGTRVHPPGWAEISAVCTDGAYRGQGLAGRLVRAVAASIRADGQTAFLHSAADNASAVRLYTSLGFELRCETPFLVLRVPSDAVDSTEVGAR, encoded by the coding sequence ATGACGGGCGCGCATCCACTGGACAATCCGGTGTACGCGGCCCTGACCGGGCCGCACGCGCACCTGGCCGAGAGCGTCGGACGGGCCGTTCGGTACCAACCTGATGTCTCGCCGTTCGCCGGGCTGCCCGACCAGCCGTCGGCGGCCGACTGGGCCGACCTTGCCCGGCTGGCCGGTGCCGGGTCGACCGTGACCCTGTCCGGTGGGCACGTCGTCCCGCCGGAGGGCTGGGACGTGGTGCTGCGACTCGACGGTGTCCAGTTCGTCGCGACCCGGGTCGACTACCGTGTGGACGAGGAGGCCGAGCCGCTGGGCGCCGACGACGTACCGGAGATCCTCGACCTGGTGGAGAGGACGCAGCCGGGACCGTTCCGCAAGCGCACCATCGAGTTCGGCGGCTACCTCGGTATCCGTCGCGGCGGCCGGCTGGTGGCCATGGCCGGCACCCGGGTGCATCCGCCCGGGTGGGCCGAGATCAGCGCGGTGTGCACCGACGGCGCGTACCGCGGCCAGGGTCTGGCCGGCCGGCTGGTCCGCGCCGTTGCCGCGAGCATCCGGGCCGACGGGCAGACGGCGTTCCTGCACTCGGCGGCCGACAACGCCTCGGCCGTGCGGCTCTACACCTCACTCGGGTTCGAGCTGCGGTGCGAGACCCCGTTCCTGGTCCTGCGCGTACCGTCGGACGCGGTCGACAGCACGGAGGTGGGTGCCCGGTGA
- a CDS encoding Gfo/Idh/MocA family oxidoreductase, whose translation MTIDVAVVGGRFGGEFLPLYRSHPDVGRVALCDIDKDTLHAVADRYGVRDRFDSLDALLASDRFDAVHVASPVRFHVDQSVAVLDSGRHCASAVPMATTLDGIRRVLSAQRSSGRTYMMMETMVFGREFFHVRDLYQRGDLGALTFLRGAHIQNLDGFPRYWYGYPPMTYSTHALSPLLALAGARVRTAIGLGSGRLTPDRRGDFGNPFPVETALFQLDKDDLAAEVTVSFFQTGRTYYEGFSVYGHEAGVEWPQLNEDDGLRVFRLEPLGGADGPGGRGRSASASTVHPPDRPDLLPPELAPFVRPTTFDPGDGAPAVRVGSAHGGSHPHLVHEFVTSIVESRTPVVDSLTAAAWTAPGICGHESALRNGERLDIPDFVAEQGVRT comes from the coding sequence GTGACGATCGACGTGGCGGTGGTGGGCGGGAGGTTCGGCGGGGAGTTCCTGCCGCTGTACCGCAGCCATCCGGACGTGGGCCGGGTGGCGCTCTGCGACATCGACAAGGACACCCTGCACGCGGTCGCGGACCGCTACGGCGTCCGTGACCGGTTCGACAGCCTGGACGCGTTGCTGGCCTCCGACCGTTTCGATGCGGTGCACGTCGCCAGCCCGGTTCGCTTCCACGTCGACCAGAGCGTCGCGGTGCTCGACAGCGGCCGGCACTGCGCGTCCGCGGTGCCGATGGCCACGACGCTGGACGGGATTCGCCGGGTGCTGTCCGCGCAGCGATCGTCTGGTCGTACGTACATGATGATGGAGACGATGGTCTTCGGGCGGGAGTTCTTCCACGTCCGCGACCTCTACCAGCGCGGTGATCTCGGTGCGCTGACGTTCCTGCGCGGCGCGCACATCCAGAACCTCGACGGCTTCCCGCGCTACTGGTACGGCTACCCGCCGATGACGTACTCCACCCACGCGCTGTCGCCCCTGCTGGCACTGGCCGGCGCGCGGGTGCGGACCGCCATCGGGCTCGGCTCGGGACGGCTGACCCCGGACCGGCGCGGCGACTTCGGCAACCCCTTCCCGGTGGAGACGGCGCTCTTCCAACTGGACAAGGACGATCTGGCCGCCGAGGTCACGGTGTCGTTCTTTCAGACCGGGCGTACCTACTACGAGGGCTTCTCGGTGTACGGGCACGAGGCGGGAGTGGAGTGGCCGCAGCTGAACGAGGACGACGGGCTGCGGGTGTTCAGGTTGGAGCCGCTCGGCGGCGCTGACGGACCGGGTGGCCGCGGCCGCAGCGCCTCGGCGTCCACCGTGCACCCGCCGGACCGACCGGACCTGCTGCCGCCGGAACTGGCGCCGTTCGTCCGGCCCACGACCTTCGACCCCGGCGACGGTGCGCCGGCGGTGCGGGTAGGCAGCGCGCACGGTGGTTCCCACCCACACCTGGTGCACGAGTTCGTGACCAGCATCGTGGAGTCCCGTACGCCGGTGGTCGACTCGCTGACGGCTGCGGCGTGGACCGCGCCCGGCATCTGTGGGCACGAGTCGGCACTGCGGAACGGCGAGCGGCTGGACATCCCGGACTTCGTTGCAGAGCAGGGAGTACGCACATGA